A region from the Lutra lutra chromosome 1, mLutLut1.2, whole genome shotgun sequence genome encodes:
- the CACTIN gene encoding splicing factor Cactin — protein MGRDTRSRSRSAGRRGRRQRSGSRSRSRSGSHGRRNRRRRDDEVRRRRRRQSRERRSDSEEERWQRRRRQSPSPLPPRWRSQDRSSQSNSDDERQEQQRGRWARRRRTRSWSPGSSASSSASPARSQSPREVAATLSHQQSLQERLRLREERKQQEELMKAFETPEEKRARRLAKKEAKERKKREKMGWGEEYMGYTNTDNPFGDNNLLGTFIWNKALEKKGISHLEEKELKERNKRIQEDNRLELQKVKQLRLEREREKAMREQELEMLQREKEAEHFKTWEEQEDNFHLQQAKLRSKIRIRDGRAKPIDLLAKYISAEDDDLAVEMHEPYTFLNGLTVADMEDLLEDIQVYMELEQGKNADFWRDMTTITEDEIAKLRKLEASGKGPGERREGVNASVSSDVQSVFKGKTYGQLRVIFQGIEGKIRAGGPNLDMGYWESLLQQLRAHMARARLRERHQDVLRQKLYKLKQEQGVESEPLFPILKQEPPSPGHSLEPDDPVPTPPGPSSEGGSGDPEAEGAAPAEGEADGEAVLMEEDLIQQSLDDYDAGKYSPRLLTAHELPLDAHVLEPDEDAQRLQLSRQQLQVTGDASESAEDIFFRRAKEGMGQDEAQFSVEMPLTGKAYLWADKYRPRKPRFFNRVHTGFEWNKYNQTHYDFDNPPPKIVQGYKFNIFYPDLIDKRSTPEYFLEACADNKDFATLRFHAGPPYEDIAFKIVNREWEYSHRHGFRCQFANGIFQLWFHFKRYRYRR, from the exons GTCAGATTCGGAGGAAGAAAGGTGGCAGCGGCGAAGGAGGCAGAGCCCGAGCCCCCTGCCGCCGCGCTGGCGCTCACAGGACCGGTCCTCTCAGTCCAATTCGGATGACGAGCGGCAGGAGCAGCAGCGGGGCCGATGGGCCCGCCGGCGGCGGACGCGCTCTTGGTCCCCCGGCTCCTCGGCATCCAGCTCGGCCTCCCCAGCCCGCTCCCAGAGCCCTCGGGAGGTGGCGGCGACCCTGAGCCACCAGCAGAGCTTGCAGGAGCGGCTGCGGCTGCGGGAGGAGCGGAAGCAGCAGGAGGAGCTCATGAAGGCCTTCGAGACCCCCGAGGAGAAGCGGGCCCGGCGGCTGGCCAAGAAGGAGGCCAAGGAGCGGAAGAAGCGAGAGAAgatgggctggggggaggagtaCATGGGCTACACCAACACCGACAACCCCTTCGGCGACAACAACCTCCTGGGCACCTTCATCTGGAACAAG GCCCTGGAGAAGAAGGGGATCAGCCACCTGGAGGAGAAGGAGCTGAAGGAGCGGAACAAGAGAATCCAAGAGGACAACCGCCTAGAGCTGCAGAAG GTGAAGCAGCTGCGGCTGGAGCGGGAGCGCGAGAAGGCCATGAGGGAGCAGGAGCTGGAGATGCTGCAGCGGGAGAAGGAGGCGGAGCACTTCAAGAcgtgggaggagcaggaggacaaCTTCCACCTGCAGCAGGCCAAGCTGCG CTCCAAGATCCGCATCCGGGACGGGCGGGCTAAGCCCATAGACCTGCTGGCCAAGTACATCAGCGCCGAGGACGATGACCTGGCCGTGGAGATGCACGAGCCGTACACCTTCCTCAACGGCCTCACCGTAGCGGACATGGAGGACCTGCTGGAGGACATCCAG GTGTACATGGAGCTGGAGCAGGGCAAGAACGCGGACTTCTGGCGGGACATGACCACCATCACTGAAGACGAGATCGCCAAGCTCCGCAAGCTGGAGGCCTCGGGCAAGGGCCCCG GGGAGCGGCGAGAGGGGGTCAACGCCTCGGTCAGCTCTGACGTGCAGTCGGTCTTCAAGGGCAAGACGTACGGCCAGCTGCGGGTCATCTTCCAGGGCATCGAGGGCAAAATCCGGGCCGGGGGCCCCAACCTGGACATGGGCTACTGGGAGAGCCTCCTGCAGCAGCTCCGAGCCCACATGGCACGCGCCAG GCTCCGGGAGCGTCACCAGGACGTGCTGCGACAGAAGCTGTACAAGCTGAAGCAGGAGCAGGGCGTGGAGAGCGAGCCCCTGTTCCCCATCCTCAAGCAGGAGCCCCCGTCGCCTGGCCACAG CCTGGAGCCCGACGACCCAGTGCCCACCCCGCCCGGGCCCTCGTCAGAGGGTGGCTCCGGGGATCCTGAGGCCGAGGGGGCGGCGCCCGCGGAGGGCGAGGCGGACGGGGAGGCGGTGCTCATGGAGGAGGACCTGATCCAGCAGAGCCTGGACGACTACGACGCTGGCAAGTACAGCCCTCGGCTGCTCACAGCGCACGAGCTGCCACTGGACGCACACGTGCTGGAGCCCGACGAGGATGCGCAGCGGCTGCAGCTGTCCCGCCAGCAGCTCCAGGTCACAG GCGACGCCAGCGAGAGCGCCGAGGACATCTTCTTCCGGCGGGCCAAGGAGGGCATGGGCCAGGACGAGGCGCAGTTCAGCGTGGAGATGCCGCTGACGGGCAAGGCCTACCTGTGGGCCGACAAGTACCGGCCGCGCAAGCCGCGCTTCTTCAACCGCGTGCACACGGGCTTCGAGTGGAACAAGTACAACCAGACGCACTACGACTTCGACAACCCGCCGCCCAAGATCGTGCAGGGCTACAAGTTCAACATCTTCTACCCCGACCTCATCGACAAGCGCTCCACGCCCGAGTACTTCCTGGAGGCGTGCGCCGACAACAAGGACTTCGCCACGCTGCGCTTCCACGCCGGGCCGCCCTACGAGGACATCGCCTTCAAGATCGTCAACCGCGAGTGGGAGTACTCGCACCGCCACGGCTTCCGCTGCCAGTTCGCCAACGGCATCTTCCAGCTCTGGTTCCACTTCAAGCGCTACCGCTACCGCCGGTGA
- the GIPC3 gene encoding PDZ domain-containing protein GIPC3 isoform X3, producing MESAAAQETRGAEAPRPAEPPPSPAEAPAAPRARPRLVFRTQLAHGSPTGKIEGFTNVRELYAKIAEAFGIAPTEILFCTLNSHKVDMQKLLGGQIGLEDFIFAHVRGETKEVEVTKTEDALGLTITDNGAGYAFIKRIKEGSIINQVQAVCVGDSIEAINDHSIVGCRHYEVAKMLRELPKSQPFTLRLVQPKRAFDMIGQRSRGSKCPTEAKMASGRETLRLRSGGAATVEEMPSEFEEEASRRVDDLLESYMGIRDPELAATMVDTSKKTQSVQEFAHRLDSVLGEFAFPDEFVVEVWAAIGEAREACG from the exons ATGGAGAGCGCCGCGGCCCAGGAGACCCGGGGCGCAGAAGCCCCGCGCCCGGCCGAGCCCCCGCCCTCGCCCGCGGAGGCCCCAGCCGCGCCCAGAGCCCGTCCCCGCCTGGTCTTCCGCACGCAGCTGGCGCACGGCAGCCCCACGGGCAAGATCGAGGGCTTCACCAACGTCCGCGAGCTCTACGCCAAGATCGCCGAGGCCTTCGGGATCGCGCCCACAGAG ATCTTATTCTGTACCCTAAACAGCCACAAAGTGGACATGCAGAAACTCCTGGGCGGCCAGATAGGACTGGAGGACTTTATCTTTGCCCATGTGCGTGGCGAGACCAAGGAGGTAGAGGTCACTAAGACCGAAGACGCCCTGGGATTGACCATCACGGACAACGGGGCCGGCTACGCCTTCATTAAG AGGATCAAGGAGGGTAGCATCATCAACCAGGTCCAGGCTGTGTGCGTGGGCGACAGCATTGAGGCCATCAACGACCACTCCATCGTCGGCTGCCGCCACTACGAGGTAGCCAAGATGCTCCGGGAGCTGCCCAAGTCCCAGCCTTTCACCCTGCGCCTGGTGCAGCCCAAGAGAGCCTTCG ATATGATTGGCCAGAGGAGCCGCGGCAGCAAATGTCCCACGGAAGCAAAAATGGCCAGTGGGAGGGAGACCCTGCGTCTTCGTTCTGGGGGGGCTGCCACAGTGGAGGAAATG cccagcGAGTTCGAGGAGGAGGCGTCCCGGAGAGTGGACGACCTGCTGGAGAGCTACATGGGCATTCGGGACCCAGAGCTGG CAGCCACCATGGTGGACACGTCCAAGAAGACGCAGAGCGTCCAGGAGTTCGCGCACCGTTTAGATTCCGTCTTGGGCGAGTTCGCCTTCCCGGACGAGTTTGTGGTGGAGGTGTGGGCCGCCATCGGCGAGGCCAGGGAGGCCTGTGGCTAG
- the GIPC3 gene encoding PDZ domain-containing protein GIPC3 isoform X1: MESAAAQETRGAEAPRPAEPPPSPAEAPAAPRARPRLVFRTQLAHGSPTGKIEGFTNVRELYAKIAEAFGIAPTEILFCTLNSHKVDMQKLLGGQIGLEDFIFAHVRGETKEVEVTKTEDALGLTITDNGAGYAFIKRIKEGSIINQVQAVCVGDSIEAINDHSIVGCRHYEVAKMLRELPKSQPFTLRLVQPKRAFDMIGQRSRGSKCPTEAKMASGRETLRLRSGGAATVEEMPSEFEEEASRRVDDLLESYMGIRDPELGKGPGHHGGHVQEDAERPGVRAPFRFRLGRVRLPGRVCGGGVGRHRRGQGGLWLVCPGAERSPSPEPSPPPEPTGLVPEAHLGPRAQPGFETQPRSRAQACSGTELPARTPTSSERSSLSSEVKSCSETKPCSRPQANPETKFIARRQFSSETQRSPETQPFPRTQDSSEARPSSETKLRSGSQISFKTQPSSEINPSSGSQPRSVSKPCHKTQPDGGTQDSRMTQPYLDAPASSGTPVSSGAQIRFKKQSSNSSHPDSGLEDGSQTQPCSRAQMLAAVQSRPRSQPCSATQLPSGTHPHPGAWSGSSDESSSETKPSSRPQPRATTRPISRIQTSSDTPSTSEARRASRAQLDAKSRSPCRVQTSSRIPSNSGAQTGFKTWAISRAQSSSGSPPSSRTPLHSEARTGSETPSSCQPQSVAESPLSSRIQLNSGIRPSLGTQTETATDLSPTILSSSESGPSSRTQACLGAQSTSGTQRTSETLSSSRRQLQDTAQGSSGVELDFGKQTSSGTQPSSRIHSSPETQPNLENQSDSRTQPVSETQPSSRTLISSGTQLRPEIQPTSETQPSAGFQPSSRIQLSPETQPHSGTQSSPRTQPSSGIYFNSRTQPVSGTQSSSRTQTSFGSQLSSKMQPSSGTQSSSRIQPSSGAQLSSRTLSSPETLLKSETQLSHGIEFSSETQPISGSQPRSRMLPSSGIHLSSRIQPLSGTQPSSRTQSSSGTQASSGTQSSTRNQPSCGAQLENAVFL; the protein is encoded by the exons ATGGAGAGCGCCGCGGCCCAGGAGACCCGGGGCGCAGAAGCCCCGCGCCCGGCCGAGCCCCCGCCCTCGCCCGCGGAGGCCCCAGCCGCGCCCAGAGCCCGTCCCCGCCTGGTCTTCCGCACGCAGCTGGCGCACGGCAGCCCCACGGGCAAGATCGAGGGCTTCACCAACGTCCGCGAGCTCTACGCCAAGATCGCCGAGGCCTTCGGGATCGCGCCCACAGAG ATCTTATTCTGTACCCTAAACAGCCACAAAGTGGACATGCAGAAACTCCTGGGCGGCCAGATAGGACTGGAGGACTTTATCTTTGCCCATGTGCGTGGCGAGACCAAGGAGGTAGAGGTCACTAAGACCGAAGACGCCCTGGGATTGACCATCACGGACAACGGGGCCGGCTACGCCTTCATTAAG AGGATCAAGGAGGGTAGCATCATCAACCAGGTCCAGGCTGTGTGCGTGGGCGACAGCATTGAGGCCATCAACGACCACTCCATCGTCGGCTGCCGCCACTACGAGGTAGCCAAGATGCTCCGGGAGCTGCCCAAGTCCCAGCCTTTCACCCTGCGCCTGGTGCAGCCCAAGAGAGCCTTCG ATATGATTGGCCAGAGGAGCCGCGGCAGCAAATGTCCCACGGAAGCAAAAATGGCCAGTGGGAGGGAGACCCTGCGTCTTCGTTCTGGGGGGGCTGCCACAGTGGAGGAAATG cccagcGAGTTCGAGGAGGAGGCGTCCCGGAGAGTGGACGACCTGCTGGAGAGCTACATGGGCATTCGGGACCCAGAGCTGGGTAAGGGGCCAGG CCACCATGGTGGACACGTCCAAGAAGACGCAGAGCGTCCAGGAGTTCGCGCACCGTTTAGATTCCGTCTTGGGCGAGTTCGCCTTCCCGGACGAGTTTGTGGTGGAGGTGTGGGCCGCCATCGGCGAGGCCAGGGAGGCCTGTGGCTAGTCTGCCCCGGGGCTGAGCGCAGCCCCAGCCCAGAACCCAGCCCCCCGCCCGAGCCCACCGGGCTGGTTCCTGAAGCCCACCTCGGCCCCAGGGCCCAGCCGGGATTTGAGACCCAGCCCCGCTCTAGAGCCCAGGCATGCTCTGGGACCGAGCTTCCCGCTAGAACCCCTACCAGTTCTGAGAGGTCAAGTCTCAGCTCTGAGGTCAAGTCTTGCTCTGAGACCAAACCCTGTTCTAGACCTCAGGCCAACCCTGAGACAAAGTTCATCGCTAGAAGGCAATTCAGTTCTGAGACCCAACGCAGCCCCGAAACCCAGCCCTTCCCTAGAACCCAAGATAGCTCTGAAGCTAGACCAAGCTCAGAAACCAAGTTAAGGTCTGGGTCCCAGATAAGTTTTAAGACACAGCCCAGTTCGGAGATCAATCCCAGTTCCGGAAGCCAGCCCAGATCTGTGTCCAAGCCCTGCCATAAAACTCAACCTGATGGGGGAACTCAAGACAGCCGCATGACGCAGCCGTACCTAGATGCCCCGGCTAGCTCAGGAACTCCTGTTAGTTCTGGAGCCCAGATCAGATTCAAGAAACAATCCAGCAACAGTAGCCACCCAGACTCAGGACTGGAAGACGGCTCCCAAACCCAGCCCTGCTCACGAGCCCAGATGCTCGCTGCAGTTCAGTCCAGACCCAGATCCCAGCCCTGCTCTGCAACCCAACTGCCCTCGGGTACTCACCCACATCCTGGGGCCTGGTCCGGTTCCAGCGATGAGTCCAGCTCAGAGACCAAGCCCAGTTCCAGACCCCAGCCTCGGGCTACTACCAGGCCCATCTCCCGAATTCAGACAAGCTCTGACACCCCTTCCACTTCTGAGGCAAGGCGCGCCTCCAGAGCTCAGCTGGATGCCAAGTCCCGCTCTCCCTGCAGAGTGCAGACCAGCTCTAGAATACCATCTAACTCTGGGGCCCAGACCGGTTTCAAGACCTGGGCCATTTCCAGAGCTCAGTCCAGCTCAGGCAGTCCACCCAGCTCCAGAACTCCGCTCCATTCTGAGGCGCGGACTGGGTCTGAAACCCCATCCAGCTGCCAACCACAGTCGGTTGCTGAGAGCCCACTGAGTTCCAGAATCCAGCTAAACTCTGGAATCCGGCCTAGCCTCGGGACCCAGACAGAGACAGCAACAGACTTAAGCCCCACAATTCTGTCTAGCTCTGAAAGCGGACCCAGCTCCAGGACCCAGGCTTGTCTGGGAGCTCAGTCAACCTCTGGGACTCAGCGTACCTCGGAAACGCTATCAAGCTCTAGACGCCAGCTGCAGGACACAGCCCAAGGCAGCTCTGGCGTTGAGCTGGACTTTGGGAAGCAGACCAGCTCTGGAACTCAGCCAAGCTCCAGGATTCACTCCAGCCCAGAAACCCAGCCCAACTTGGAAAACCAGAGTGATTCCAGAACACAGCCTGTTTCTGAAACCCAACCCAGCTCTAGAACCCTGATCAGTTCTGGAACCCAGCTCAGGCCTGAGATCCAGCCCACTTCAGAGACCCAGCCCAGTGCAGGATTTCAGCCCAGCTCCAGGATTCAGCTCAGCCCTGAGACCCAGCCCCACTCTGGAACCCAGAGCAGTCCCAGAACTCAGCCCAGCTCTGGAATTTACTTTAATTCCAGAACCCAGCCTGTTTCTGGAACCCAGTCCAGCTCCAGAACCCAGACCAGTTTTGGAAGCCAGCTAAGCTCCAAGATGCAGCCCAGCTCTGGGACTCAGAGCAGCTCAAGAATTCAACCCAGCTCTGGAGCCCAGCTCAGCTCCAGAACTCTGTCCAGCCCTGAGACCCTGCTCAAATCTGAGACCCAGCTCAGTCACGGGATTGAGTTCAGCTCAGAGACACAGCCCATCTCTGGAAGCCAGCCCAGGTCAAGAATGTTGCCCAGCTCTGGAATTCACCTCAGTTCTAGAATCCAGCCTCTTTCTGGAACTCAACCCAGCTCCAGAACCCAGAGTAGTTCTGGAACCCAGGCCAGCTCTGGGACCCAGAGCAGCACAAGAAATCAACCCAGCTGTGGAGCCCAGCTCGAGAACGCAGTTTTCCTCTGA
- the TBXA2R gene encoding thromboxane A2 receptor — translation MWPNGTSLGPCFRPTNITLEERRLIASPWFAASFCVVGLASNLLALSVLAGARQASSQARSSFLTFLCGLVLTDFMGLLVTGVIVVSQHAILFDWRAADPGCRLCQFMGVIMVFFGLCPLLLGAAMASERYLGITRPFSRPAGASQRRAWATVGLVWASALALGLLPLLGVGRYTVQYPGSWCFLTLGAQPGDVAFGLLFTLLGSFSVGLSFLLNTISVATLCHVYHGREAAQQRPRDCEVEMMAQLTGIMVVASICWMPLLVFIAQTVLRSPPAMSPSGQLSRATEQQLLIYLRVATWNQILDPWVYILFRRAVIRRLHPRLSTRPRSLSLQPQLTQRRPMP, via the exons ATGTGGCCCAATGGCACCTCTCTGGGGCCCTGTTTCCGGCCCACCAACATCACCCTGGAGGAGCGGCGCCTGATCGCCTCTCCCTGGTTCGCGGCCTCCTTCTGCGTGGTGGGCCTGGCGTCCAACCTGCTGGCCCTGAGCGTGCTGGCGGGGGCGCGGCAGGCCAGCTCGCAGGCGCGCTCCTCCTTCCTCACCTTCCTCTGCGGCCTGGTGCTCACCGACTTCATGGGGCTGCTGGTCACCGGCGTGATCGTGGTGTCCCAGCATGCCATCCTGTTCGACTGGCGCGCCGCGGACCCCGGCTGCCGCCTCTGCCAGTTCATGGGCGTCATCATGGTCTTTTTTGGCCTCTGCCCACTGCTGCTGGGGGCCGCCATGGCCTCGGAGCGCTACCTGGGCATCACCCGGCCCTTCTCGCGGCCCGCGGGGGCCTCGCAGCGCCGGGCCTGGGCCACGGTGGGGCTGGTGTGGGCGTCGGCGCTGGCGCTGGGCCTGCTGCCCCTGCTGGGCGTCGGCCGCTACACGGTGCAGTACCCGGGCTCCTGGTGCTTCCTCACGCTCGGCGCCCAGCCCGGGGACGTGGCCTTCGGGCTGCTCTTCACCCTCCTTGGCAGCTTTTCGGTGGGGCTGTCCTTCCTGCTCAACACGATCAGTGTGGCCACCCTGTGCCACGTCTACCACGGGCGGGAGGCCGCCCAGCAGCGCCCGCGTGACTGCGAGGTGGAGATGATGGCTCAGCTCACGGGCATCATGGTGGTGGCCAGTATCTGCTGGATGCCGCTGCTG GTCTTCATCGCCCAGACGGTGCTGCGCAGCCCGCCCGCCATGAGCCCCAGCGGGCAGCTGTCGCGAGCCACTGAGCAGCAGCTGCTCATTTACCTGCGCGTGGCCACCTGGAACCAGATCCTCGACCCCTGGGTGTACATCCTCTTCCGCCGGGCCGTGATCCGCCGCCTCCACCCTCGCCTCAGCACCCGGCCCAGGTCGCTGTCCCTGCAGCCGCAGCTCACCCAGAGACGCCCCATGCCTTAG
- the GIPC3 gene encoding PDZ domain-containing protein GIPC3 isoform X2, translating into MSHGSKNGQWEGDPASSFWGGCHSGGNAQRVRGGGVPESGRPAGELHGHSGPRAGSHHGGHVQEDAERPGVRAPFRFRLGRVRLPGRVCGGGVGRHRRGQGGLWLVCPGAERSPSPEPSPPPEPTGLVPEAHLGPRAQPGFETQPRSRAQACSGTELPARTPTSSERSSLSSEVKSCSETKPCSRPQANPETKFIARRQFSSETQRSPETQPFPRTQDSSEARPSSETKLRSGSQISFKTQPSSEINPSSGSQPRSVSKPCHKTQPDGGTQDSRMTQPYLDAPASSGTPVSSGAQIRFKKQSSNSSHPDSGLEDGSQTQPCSRAQMLAAVQSRPRSQPCSATQLPSGTHPHPGAWSGSSDESSSETKPSSRPQPRATTRPISRIQTSSDTPSTSEARRASRAQLDAKSRSPCRVQTSSRIPSNSGAQTGFKTWAISRAQSSSGSPPSSRTPLHSEARTGSETPSSCQPQSVAESPLSSRIQLNSGIRPSLGTQTETATDLSPTILSSSESGPSSRTQACLGAQSTSGTQRTSETLSSSRRQLQDTAQGSSGVELDFGKQTSSGTQPSSRIHSSPETQPNLENQSDSRTQPVSETQPSSRTLISSGTQLRPEIQPTSETQPSAGFQPSSRIQLSPETQPHSGTQSSPRTQPSSGIYFNSRTQPVSGTQSSSRTQTSFGSQLSSKMQPSSGTQSSSRIQPSSGAQLSSRTLSSPETLLKSETQLSHGIEFSSETQPISGSQPRSRMLPSSGIHLSSRIQPLSGTQPSSRTQSSSGTQASSGTQSSTRNQPSCGAQLENAVFL; encoded by the exons ATGTCCCACGGAAGCAAAAATGGCCAGTGGGAGGGAGACCCTGCGTCTTCGTTCTGGGGGGGCTGCCACAGTGGAGGAAATG cccagcGAGTTCGAGGAGGAGGCGTCCCGGAGAGTGGACGACCTGCTGGAGAGCTACATGGGCATTCGGGACCCAGAGCTGG CAGCCACCATGGTGGACACGTCCAAGAAGACGCAGAGCGTCCAGGAGTTCGCGCACCGTTTAGATTCCGTCTTGGGCGAGTTCGCCTTCCCGGACGAGTTTGTGGTGGAGGTGTGGGCCGCCATCGGCGAGGCCAGGGAGGCCTGTGGCTAGTCTGCCCCGGGGCTGAGCGCAGCCCCAGCCCAGAACCCAGCCCCCCGCCCGAGCCCACCGGGCTGGTTCCTGAAGCCCACCTCGGCCCCAGGGCCCAGCCGGGATTTGAGACCCAGCCCCGCTCTAGAGCCCAGGCATGCTCTGGGACCGAGCTTCCCGCTAGAACCCCTACCAGTTCTGAGAGGTCAAGTCTCAGCTCTGAGGTCAAGTCTTGCTCTGAGACCAAACCCTGTTCTAGACCTCAGGCCAACCCTGAGACAAAGTTCATCGCTAGAAGGCAATTCAGTTCTGAGACCCAACGCAGCCCCGAAACCCAGCCCTTCCCTAGAACCCAAGATAGCTCTGAAGCTAGACCAAGCTCAGAAACCAAGTTAAGGTCTGGGTCCCAGATAAGTTTTAAGACACAGCCCAGTTCGGAGATCAATCCCAGTTCCGGAAGCCAGCCCAGATCTGTGTCCAAGCCCTGCCATAAAACTCAACCTGATGGGGGAACTCAAGACAGCCGCATGACGCAGCCGTACCTAGATGCCCCGGCTAGCTCAGGAACTCCTGTTAGTTCTGGAGCCCAGATCAGATTCAAGAAACAATCCAGCAACAGTAGCCACCCAGACTCAGGACTGGAAGACGGCTCCCAAACCCAGCCCTGCTCACGAGCCCAGATGCTCGCTGCAGTTCAGTCCAGACCCAGATCCCAGCCCTGCTCTGCAACCCAACTGCCCTCGGGTACTCACCCACATCCTGGGGCCTGGTCCGGTTCCAGCGATGAGTCCAGCTCAGAGACCAAGCCCAGTTCCAGACCCCAGCCTCGGGCTACTACCAGGCCCATCTCCCGAATTCAGACAAGCTCTGACACCCCTTCCACTTCTGAGGCAAGGCGCGCCTCCAGAGCTCAGCTGGATGCCAAGTCCCGCTCTCCCTGCAGAGTGCAGACCAGCTCTAGAATACCATCTAACTCTGGGGCCCAGACCGGTTTCAAGACCTGGGCCATTTCCAGAGCTCAGTCCAGCTCAGGCAGTCCACCCAGCTCCAGAACTCCGCTCCATTCTGAGGCGCGGACTGGGTCTGAAACCCCATCCAGCTGCCAACCACAGTCGGTTGCTGAGAGCCCACTGAGTTCCAGAATCCAGCTAAACTCTGGAATCCGGCCTAGCCTCGGGACCCAGACAGAGACAGCAACAGACTTAAGCCCCACAATTCTGTCTAGCTCTGAAAGCGGACCCAGCTCCAGGACCCAGGCTTGTCTGGGAGCTCAGTCAACCTCTGGGACTCAGCGTACCTCGGAAACGCTATCAAGCTCTAGACGCCAGCTGCAGGACACAGCCCAAGGCAGCTCTGGCGTTGAGCTGGACTTTGGGAAGCAGACCAGCTCTGGAACTCAGCCAAGCTCCAGGATTCACTCCAGCCCAGAAACCCAGCCCAACTTGGAAAACCAGAGTGATTCCAGAACACAGCCTGTTTCTGAAACCCAACCCAGCTCTAGAACCCTGATCAGTTCTGGAACCCAGCTCAGGCCTGAGATCCAGCCCACTTCAGAGACCCAGCCCAGTGCAGGATTTCAGCCCAGCTCCAGGATTCAGCTCAGCCCTGAGACCCAGCCCCACTCTGGAACCCAGAGCAGTCCCAGAACTCAGCCCAGCTCTGGAATTTACTTTAATTCCAGAACCCAGCCTGTTTCTGGAACCCAGTCCAGCTCCAGAACCCAGACCAGTTTTGGAAGCCAGCTAAGCTCCAAGATGCAGCCCAGCTCTGGGACTCAGAGCAGCTCAAGAATTCAACCCAGCTCTGGAGCCCAGCTCAGCTCCAGAACTCTGTCCAGCCCTGAGACCCTGCTCAAATCTGAGACCCAGCTCAGTCACGGGATTGAGTTCAGCTCAGAGACACAGCCCATCTCTGGAAGCCAGCCCAGGTCAAGAATGTTGCCCAGCTCTGGAATTCACCTCAGTTCTAGAATCCAGCCTCTTTCTGGAACTCAACCCAGCTCCAGAACCCAGAGTAGTTCTGGAACCCAGGCCAGCTCTGGGACCCAGAGCAGCACAAGAAATCAACCCAGCTGTGGAGCCCAGCTCGAGAACGCAGTTTTCCTCTGA